One window of Triticum dicoccoides isolate Atlit2015 ecotype Zavitan chromosome 5A, WEW_v2.0, whole genome shotgun sequence genomic DNA carries:
- the LOC119298575 gene encoding peroxidase 2-like: MASSSLSVVLLLCLAAVASAQMSPTFYDASCPGALATIKNGVVAAVSSDPRMAASLLRLHFHDCFVQGCDASVLLAGNERNAFGNVGSLRGFDVIDQIKSNVEQACKRTVSCADILAVAARDSVVAVGGPSWTVSLGRRDSDTASETLANRDLPAPSLSVTDLITRFAAKGLNHTDMVALSGAHTIGRAQCKNFRTRLYSEENIDPALATSRKATCPQLTGSGDINLAPLDDTTPDMFDNAYFVNLKLNKGLLHSDQVLYTLAGGATEDIIDGFASNQDAFNNAFAAAMVKMGNISPLIFPQGQVRRICSRAN, encoded by the exons ATGGCGTCTTCATCTCTGTCAGTGGTGTTGCTCCTGTGCctggctgcggtggcgtcggcgcAGATGTCCCCGACGTTCTACGACGCGTCGTGCCCCGGGGCGCTGGCCACCATCAAGAACGGTGTGGTGGCCGCCGTGAGCAGCGACCCCCGCATGGCTGCGTCGCTGCTCCGGCTGCACTTCCATGACTGCTTTGTCCAA GGCTGCGACGCGTCCGTTCTGCTGGCTGGCAACGAGCGGAACGCGTTCGGGAACGTGGGATCGCTGCGAGGCTTCGACGTCATCGACCAAATCAAGTCGAATGTGGAGCAGGCGTGCAAGCGCaccgtctcctgcgccgacatccTTGCCGTCGCCGCTCGCGATTCCGTCGTCGCG GTAGGAGGGCCGTCATGGACAGTCTctctggggaggagggactccgacACGGCTAGCGAGACACTGGCCAACCGTGACCTGCCTGCCCCATCACTTAGCGTCACCGACCTCATCACCCGCTTCGCCGCCAAGGGGCTCAACCACACCGATATGGTCGCCCTCTCTGGTGCGCACACCATAGGGCGGGCGCAGTGCAAGAACTTCAGGACCAGGCTCTACAGCGAGGAGAACATTGACccggccttggcgacgtcgcgcaaGGCCACCTGCCCTCAGCTAACCGGCTCTGGCGACATCAACTTGGCCCCATTGGACGATACGACCCCGGACATGTTCGACAACGCCTACTTCGTCAACCTCAAGCTCAATAAGGGGCTCCTACACTCCGACCAGGTGCTCTACACCCTTGCCGGTGGTGCCACCGAAGACATCATTGACGGCTTCGCATCTAACCAGGATGCGTTCAACAACGCCTTTGCCGCAGCCATGGTGAAGATGGGGAACATCAGCCCCTTGATTTTCCCACAGGGTCAGGTCAGGCGCATCTGCTCCAGGGCGAACTAA